In Laspinema palackyanum D2c, the genomic window GGTGCGGACAAACACCGGCAAATGGCGATTCAAATGGGAGCCAGTGGCTATTTCACGAAGCCCTATTTGGAGGAATCGTTACTGGAAGCTGCCGGACGAATGCTTAAAGGTGAAAAGCTGGTCTCCCTGAAAGCGGAGGCGGGGGTTTAGCCTGAGTTTCTAGGGTAATAAAAAGCGCGATCTCTGTGGAGCGATCGCGCTTTTTATTTCGGGGAAGTTCTCTTGAAGTTGCTGAGACCGAACAGAAGAGAACGACTGAAGTCGTTATAGCGGTTCTCATCTCTATAAGGTACAGCGATGGCGGCCCCAAACCCCTCTCCCAAGAAGGGAGAGGGGCTTTGAATTGTACCTCATGAGTCTGGGAATTGCTATACTACGAACTGGGGAAAGATAACGACTGAAGTCGTTACTACGAACTGAAGAGAACGACTGAAGTCGGGACATTGAACTTAAGAAAAGATAACGACTGAAGTCGTGAGGTTGAGCATTAGCAATTTCCCTTTTATTGTTTGTCCTTGCCCTGTTGAGGGATGATTTGGGATGAGGTTGGATGGGAGGGGGGCAGGGTAGGTTTAGGCCACCTCAGAAAGCTGCTGGTCTTCATGTTCTATTTTGAAGACATTGGCATAGAGGTTAGCCACAATTTGTTTACCTTGTTGGGTCAAATTTAGGTAAGCCAGAGCCTGGGTAATAAAGGGAAAAACGCCATGCCAGTAGAATTTGGGATAGTTCCGACGAAGGTCTCCGGGATGGCGGTAGTTGAGCTTTTTGTTGGCTCCGGTTTCATCAAACTCATAAAATAATGCCGCAATTTTTTGCAAGTAGCGGGGATCACTTAATTGACCGATCAAATCTGCCGCTCTAACCATTCCCGCATAATTAAAAGTATCTTTATGATCTTCATCTACCGGAACGGGAAAGCGCGTGAGTTCGATATTCCGTTTAATGATTTCTGCATCAATGAGTCGGTGACCTCCGAAACGTTCGGAGATGAAAAGTTTGCCGCGATCGACGTGATAGGGGGTTAAACTGGCATCGGTCGCGCCAAAGGGAATGGGTACTTTCAGGCCATCTCTGCCGGTGGCATAGAGTCGTTTGCTATCTTCATCTTGGCGACAGACTCCCTTGACATAGCCAATATCATGACACAACAAGGAAATAATGAAATGCAGCCAATCTTCGCAGGATACGCCGCCTTCTCGAATATGTTTACCGCGCAGGATTTCTTGCCCGACTAATGTGACCAAAATGGTATGTTCTACGTTGTGATACAGGGCATCACTGTTGGCAATATTTTCTAATGCCATACCACCGGCCCAAGCCAGGATTTCTGCGTAATCCGGTTTATATCCTCCGTAGGTCCGATGGTAGCCTTCTTGCAGGCGTTCCACGAAAGCTTCAATGAGTAGTGCTGTTGAATTAAACATCTTCCGTCTTCTCAATCAAACTAAGTCTTAAAGTTGGGGCATGGTTCTTGACCACTCAGAGGGCTTTTAAGATCGGACCCCCCCAGAATTGGGGGTGTATCGCCTTTCCCTCTGGATTGGGCTTTGAGGTTGGAGCGACATCCCGCCTGGGGAACATCAGGGGTGAAACCCACTCATTGCCCAGGCGGATTTCGAGATTGAAATGGCTGGGTTCCATTCGGTTTAGGAGGACACCCAGTCCACCTATTGTTTTGAGGTTTCCCTAAATGCTTCTATTATGAATTAAACCCGATCCAGATGATGTGATGCGAGTCATTTGACCTATGTGACAATGGAGTTGTCTGTGGAGGGCCTAAAGGCTAGAATCGGCTGAATTCTAGGGGGATCATGATGGCTCAAACGATTTTTTGACTCAAAAATTAAAAATTCATGACTTTAAATTGATCCCCGTCGGATTAGAGATTCTCCCCTAGGGTATCGATGGACCCCCGGGAAGGAGGCCCTAACCTTTAGGGGGATGGAATATCTGAAACGGTCTCCGGTAAAAAGTTCCCCTTCAGGGAGTATCCAATATTGATTCCTGATACCTCTTCGATTCGGCGACGGAGCGAAGGTTGAGTGGGTGAGCGATCGCCGGTTAGGGAACTCCCCCGGGGTCTGTGGTGGATTGCACCAGGGGAAGTTCGATCACGAACTCTGCGCCTTGATCTGGGGTGGAATTGCAGGAGAGTTGTCCTCCATGTTTTTGGACGATGATCTGGTAACTAATGGAGAGTCCCAATCCTCTGCCTTTGCCAACGGGTTTGGTGGTAAAGAAGGGGTCAAATAAGCGCGATCGCCCAGATTCGCTGATTCCGGGACCATTATCTTTAATCCGAATCAACAGGGTTTGGCGATCGGTTAACGCCGTAGAAATCCGAATCGAAGGCACGAAATCAGGGGCGTTGGGATTGGCTTTCTGAGCTTTGAGGCGATCGGGTAAAATATCGCTTAAAACATCGATCGCATTATTTAAGAGATTAAAAAACACTTGGTTGAGTTCGCCTGGATAACAGAGAATTGGCGGGATTTCCCCATACTCTTTAATCAATTCAATCTCTTGTCCATCCGCTATTTTAAATCGGTGCTTCAATAAAACCAGAGTGGTTTCTAAATTCTCATGAATATCAACTTTTTTAACTCCGGCTTCATCCATGAGAGAAAACTTCCGCAAGGACAAAACAATTTGATTAATCCGTTCTGCTCCAGCGGCAATTGAAGTCATCATTTTTCTTAAATCATCAGTTAAATAATCAAAATCTAACTCTTCCATTACTTTGCCCACCTTCTCATTGGGAGGGTGTTCTTGTTGATAAATTTCCAGAAGATTGACTAAATTAGAAATAGCACTCTGAACATGAGAGATATTTCCATAGATAAAATTAACCGGATTATTGATTTCATGGGCAATTCCGGCGACTAATTGACCCAAGCCCACCATTTTTTCATTTTGAACCAATTTGACTTGAGCCTCTTGCAGATCCGTTAAGGC contains:
- a CDS encoding Npun_R2479 family HD domain-containing metalloprotein; translated protein: MFNSTALLIEAFVERLQEGYHRTYGGYKPDYAEILAWAGGMALENIANSDALYHNVEHTILVTLVGQEILRGKHIREGGVSCEDWLHFIISLLCHDIGYVKGVCRQDEDSKRLYATGRDGLKVPIPFGATDASLTPYHVDRGKLFISERFGGHRLIDAEIIKRNIELTRFPVPVDEDHKDTFNYAGMVRAADLIGQLSDPRYLQKIAALFYEFDETGANKKLNYRHPGDLRRNYPKFYWHGVFPFITQALAYLNLTQQGKQIVANLYANVFKIEHEDQQLSEVA